A region of Maribacter algicola DNA encodes the following proteins:
- a CDS encoding alpha-N-arabinofuranosidase: MKTLRFYSLTALMLFSSFGISLAQSSRSTIQIGNIEDAPTISKHIYGHFAEHLGRCIYEGFYVGDNSMIPNTEGVRNDIIDALKELQIPNLRWPGGCFADTYHWKDGIGPQENRPTIVNTWWGGVTEDNSFGTHNFLNLCEVLETEPYLSGNVGSGTVQELADWVQYTNFKGKSPMSDLRRENGRDEPWTVKYWGIGNEAWGCGGNMRPEYYADIYKKYVTFMSDADVEGGLYKIASGASNDDYNWTEVLMKNIPKNMLQGVALHHYSVIDWSAKGSDVDFTEDLYFKTMKESWLMEELIVKHTAIMDKYDKEKKVDLIVDEWGGWYEVAEGTNPGFLYQQNTMRDAMIAGMNLNIFNNHADRVKMANLAQTVNVLQAVILTDKEKMILTPTYHVMNMFKVHQDAKLIPLSFESPEYTFNGESLPAVNASASMDDAGRMHLSIVNIDAHKENIVTIDLNTLGIKKITGRILMSDKLQDHNTFDNPNKIEPKEYKDFTFKKGVLEIELPAFSVIVLEGSK, encoded by the coding sequence ATGAAAACACTTAGGTTCTATAGTTTAACTGCGTTGATGCTTTTTTCTAGTTTTGGTATTTCATTGGCCCAATCTTCTAGGAGTACCATTCAAATTGGAAATATTGAAGACGCCCCTACCATAAGTAAGCATATTTACGGACATTTTGCCGAACATTTGGGCCGTTGTATCTATGAAGGGTTCTATGTTGGCGATAATAGTATGATACCCAATACAGAGGGAGTAAGAAATGATATCATAGATGCGCTGAAGGAGCTTCAGATACCCAACTTACGTTGGCCAGGTGGTTGCTTTGCCGATACCTATCATTGGAAGGATGGTATAGGTCCCCAAGAGAATAGACCAACTATCGTAAATACTTGGTGGGGAGGGGTTACTGAGGACAACAGTTTTGGAACCCATAACTTTTTGAATCTTTGCGAAGTGCTCGAAACAGAGCCTTATCTTTCCGGAAACGTGGGTAGTGGAACGGTGCAGGAATTGGCGGATTGGGTACAGTACACAAACTTTAAAGGCAAAAGCCCCATGTCCGATTTACGAAGGGAGAATGGTAGGGATGAGCCATGGACCGTCAAATATTGGGGAATTGGTAATGAAGCCTGGGGTTGCGGTGGAAATATGCGTCCGGAATATTATGCGGATATCTATAAAAAATATGTCACTTTCATGTCCGATGCCGATGTTGAGGGAGGACTTTACAAAATTGCTTCTGGTGCCAGCAATGACGATTATAACTGGACGGAAGTACTTATGAAAAATATACCCAAGAACATGCTGCAAGGAGTTGCCTTGCACCACTATTCCGTTATTGATTGGAGTGCTAAGGGTTCTGATGTGGATTTCACGGAGGACCTATATTTCAAGACCATGAAAGAATCTTGGTTGATGGAAGAATTAATCGTTAAGCACACGGCCATCATGGACAAGTATGATAAGGAAAAGAAGGTAGACCTTATCGTGGACGAGTGGGGCGGCTGGTACGAGGTTGCCGAAGGTACCAATCCAGGTTTTCTTTATCAGCAAAACACGATGCGGGATGCTATGATAGCAGGTATGAACCTCAATATTTTCAATAATCACGCGGACAGGGTAAAAATGGCAAATTTGGCGCAGACTGTGAATGTGCTGCAGGCGGTAATTTTGACCGATAAGGAAAAAATGATTTTGACCCCCACATATCATGTGATGAATATGTTCAAAGTGCATCAGGATGCTAAGCTGATTCCACTTTCCTTTGAATCCCCAGAGTATACCTTTAACGGGGAAAGCCTGCCGGCAGTCAATGCATCCGCATCCATGGATGATGCCGGGAGAATGCATTTATCCATTGTCAACATTGATGCTCATAAAGAGAACATAGTGACCATTGATTTAAACACCTTGGGAATTAAGAAAATCACTGGTAGAATTTTGATGTCCGATAAACTACAGGACCATAACACTTTTGATAATCCCAATAAAATTGAACCCAAAGAGTATAAGGATTTTACCTTTAAGAAAGGGGTTTTGGAAATAGAATTGCCGGCCTTTTCCGTAATCGTATTGGAAGGAAGCAAATAA